The following coding sequences lie in one Zingiber officinale cultivar Zhangliang chromosome 2B, Zo_v1.1, whole genome shotgun sequence genomic window:
- the LOC122047745 gene encoding O-fucosyltransferase 13-like isoform X1, protein MSSASWRHRVHPLLRRLLISFLLLPPVLLLAAFLFSPTASNPFDRSFSPEESDIWSARRVVDWKPCNWWKSAPLADSYAAALPAKTNGYIRVDCYGGLNQMRRDFCDGIGIARILNATLVLPKFEVAAYWNESSGFADVFDVDYFIQQTQGFVQVVKELPEDFASTEPFRVDCHKRKGQFDYVEAVLPALLEHRFISLTPAMSQRRDRYPLYAKAALCQGCYRALRLNKALEAKGSELFKLIPKPFLSLHLRFEPDMVAYSQCEYSGLSLASMNSIESARGDRKPWTGDAARAWRNRGKCPLTPKETAFILQSLKIPANTSIYLAAGDGLMETEGFASVYTNTHTKSSLLQTEDFLTMHGNTKAALDYYVSINSDAYVATYFGNMDKMVTAMRAVNEHHRTLVLSRRDYANFTSIGLKGVELADALWKSHREDFVMGRGTALPDCFCDSIL, encoded by the exons ATGTCGTCGGCCTCGTGGCGCCACCGAGTGCATCCGCTCCTCCGCCGCCTCCTGATTTCCTTCCTCCTACTCCCTCCTGTTCTCCTCCTCGCCGCCTTCCTCTTCTCTCCCACCGCTTCTAATCCTTTCGA CAGGTCCTTCTCGCCGGAGGAGTCCGACATCTGGAGCGCGCGAAGGGTGGTGGATTGGAAGCCGTGCAATTGGTGGAAGAGCGCACCTTTAGCTG ATTCTTATGCTGCAGCTCTGCCCGCGAAGACCAACGGGTACATCCGGGTGGATTGCTATGGCGGCCTGAATCAGATGAGACGCGAC TTCTGCGACGGGATCGGCATAGCTCGAATCCTAAATGCTACTCTGGTATTGCCAAAGTTTGAGGTGGCGGCTTACTGGAATGAGTCGAG TGGCTTCGCCGATGTGTTTGATGTAGACTACTTTATTCAACAAACTCAAGGTTTTGTCCAAGTTGTGAAAGAGTTGCCTGAAGATTTTGCTTCAACAGAACCTTTCAGGGTGGATTGCCACAAACGAAAAGGGCAGTTTGATTATGTTGAGGCAGTGCTCCCTGCGTTGCTGGAACATCGCTTTATATCTTTAACACCAGCTATGAGCCAGAGAAGAGACAG gtatccACTATATGCTAAGGCTGCCCTTTGCCAAGGGTGTTATAGAGCACTGCGTCTCAATAAGGCCTTGGAGGCTAAAGGTTCTGAACTTTTCAAATTGATACCAAAACCTTTCCTTTCTCTACATCTCAGATTTGAACCCGATATGGTGGCATACAGCCAATGTGAATACTCTGGATTGTCCTTGGCATCCATGAACTCTATTGAATCTGCACGCGGCGATAGAAAACCATGGACTGGTGATGCTGCACGTGCTTGGAGGAATCGTGGGAAATGCCCTTTGACACCGAAAGAAACAGCATTTATCCTCCAATCTCTTAAAATCCCTGCCAATACTTCAATTTATTTGGCAGCTGGTGATGGTCTTATGGAGACGGAAGGCTTCGCATCTGTCTACACCAACACACATACTAAATCATCTCTCTTGCAAACAGAAGATTTTCTCACCATGCATGGCAACACTAAAGCCGCATTGGATTACTATGTTTCGATTAACAGTGATGCATATGTAGCGACTTATTTTGGAAACATGGACAAGATGGTAACTGCAATGAGAGCAGTGAATGAACATCACAGAACATTGGTTCTGAGCAGGAGGGATTATGCAAACTTTACTTCAATCGGGCTGAAAGGGGTGGAGCTGGCTGATGCGTTATGGAAATCTCACAGGGAAGATTTTGTGATGGGAAGGGGTACTGCTTTACCAGATTGTTTCTGTGATTCAATTTTGTGA
- the LOC122047745 gene encoding O-fucosyltransferase 13-like isoform X3, translating to MSSASWRHRVHPLLRRLLISFLLLPPVLLLAAFLFSPTASNPFDRSFSPEESDIWSARRVVDWKPCNWWKSAPLAALPAKTNGYIRVDCYGGLNQMRRDFCDGIGIARILNATLVLPKFEVAAYWNESSGFADVFDVDYFIQQTQGFVQVVKELPEDFASTEPFRVDCHKRKGQFDYVEAVLPALLEHRFISLTPAMSQRRDRYPLYAKAALCQGCYRALRLNKALEAKGSELFKLIPKPFLSLHLRFEPDMVAYSQCEYSGLSLASMNSIESARGDRKPWTGDAARAWRNRGKCPLTPKETAFILQSLKIPANTSIYLAAGDGLMETEGFASVYTNTHTKSSLLQTEDFLTMHGNTKAALDYYVSINSDAYVATYFGNMDKMVTAMRAVNEHHRTLVLSRRDYANFTSIGLKGVELADALWKSHREDFVMGRGTALPDCFCDSIL from the exons ATGTCGTCGGCCTCGTGGCGCCACCGAGTGCATCCGCTCCTCCGCCGCCTCCTGATTTCCTTCCTCCTACTCCCTCCTGTTCTCCTCCTCGCCGCCTTCCTCTTCTCTCCCACCGCTTCTAATCCTTTCGA CAGGTCCTTCTCGCCGGAGGAGTCCGACATCTGGAGCGCGCGAAGGGTGGTGGATTGGAAGCCGTGCAATTGGTGGAAGAGCGCACCTTTAGCTG CTCTGCCCGCGAAGACCAACGGGTACATCCGGGTGGATTGCTATGGCGGCCTGAATCAGATGAGACGCGAC TTCTGCGACGGGATCGGCATAGCTCGAATCCTAAATGCTACTCTGGTATTGCCAAAGTTTGAGGTGGCGGCTTACTGGAATGAGTCGAG TGGCTTCGCCGATGTGTTTGATGTAGACTACTTTATTCAACAAACTCAAGGTTTTGTCCAAGTTGTGAAAGAGTTGCCTGAAGATTTTGCTTCAACAGAACCTTTCAGGGTGGATTGCCACAAACGAAAAGGGCAGTTTGATTATGTTGAGGCAGTGCTCCCTGCGTTGCTGGAACATCGCTTTATATCTTTAACACCAGCTATGAGCCAGAGAAGAGACAG gtatccACTATATGCTAAGGCTGCCCTTTGCCAAGGGTGTTATAGAGCACTGCGTCTCAATAAGGCCTTGGAGGCTAAAGGTTCTGAACTTTTCAAATTGATACCAAAACCTTTCCTTTCTCTACATCTCAGATTTGAACCCGATATGGTGGCATACAGCCAATGTGAATACTCTGGATTGTCCTTGGCATCCATGAACTCTATTGAATCTGCACGCGGCGATAGAAAACCATGGACTGGTGATGCTGCACGTGCTTGGAGGAATCGTGGGAAATGCCCTTTGACACCGAAAGAAACAGCATTTATCCTCCAATCTCTTAAAATCCCTGCCAATACTTCAATTTATTTGGCAGCTGGTGATGGTCTTATGGAGACGGAAGGCTTCGCATCTGTCTACACCAACACACATACTAAATCATCTCTCTTGCAAACAGAAGATTTTCTCACCATGCATGGCAACACTAAAGCCGCATTGGATTACTATGTTTCGATTAACAGTGATGCATATGTAGCGACTTATTTTGGAAACATGGACAAGATGGTAACTGCAATGAGAGCAGTGAATGAACATCACAGAACATTGGTTCTGAGCAGGAGGGATTATGCAAACTTTACTTCAATCGGGCTGAAAGGGGTGGAGCTGGCTGATGCGTTATGGAAATCTCACAGGGAAGATTTTGTGATGGGAAGGGGTACTGCTTTACCAGATTGTTTCTGTGATTCAATTTTGTGA
- the LOC122047745 gene encoding O-fucosyltransferase 13-like isoform X2: MSSASWRHRVHPLLRRLLISFLLLPPVLLLAAFLFSPTASNPFESFSPEESDIWSARRVVDWKPCNWWKSAPLADSYAAALPAKTNGYIRVDCYGGLNQMRRDFCDGIGIARILNATLVLPKFEVAAYWNESSGFADVFDVDYFIQQTQGFVQVVKELPEDFASTEPFRVDCHKRKGQFDYVEAVLPALLEHRFISLTPAMSQRRDRYPLYAKAALCQGCYRALRLNKALEAKGSELFKLIPKPFLSLHLRFEPDMVAYSQCEYSGLSLASMNSIESARGDRKPWTGDAARAWRNRGKCPLTPKETAFILQSLKIPANTSIYLAAGDGLMETEGFASVYTNTHTKSSLLQTEDFLTMHGNTKAALDYYVSINSDAYVATYFGNMDKMVTAMRAVNEHHRTLVLSRRDYANFTSIGLKGVELADALWKSHREDFVMGRGTALPDCFCDSIL, from the exons ATGTCGTCGGCCTCGTGGCGCCACCGAGTGCATCCGCTCCTCCGCCGCCTCCTGATTTCCTTCCTCCTACTCCCTCCTGTTCTCCTCCTCGCCGCCTTCCTCTTCTCTCCCACCGCTTCTAATCCTTTCGA GTCCTTCTCGCCGGAGGAGTCCGACATCTGGAGCGCGCGAAGGGTGGTGGATTGGAAGCCGTGCAATTGGTGGAAGAGCGCACCTTTAGCTG ATTCTTATGCTGCAGCTCTGCCCGCGAAGACCAACGGGTACATCCGGGTGGATTGCTATGGCGGCCTGAATCAGATGAGACGCGAC TTCTGCGACGGGATCGGCATAGCTCGAATCCTAAATGCTACTCTGGTATTGCCAAAGTTTGAGGTGGCGGCTTACTGGAATGAGTCGAG TGGCTTCGCCGATGTGTTTGATGTAGACTACTTTATTCAACAAACTCAAGGTTTTGTCCAAGTTGTGAAAGAGTTGCCTGAAGATTTTGCTTCAACAGAACCTTTCAGGGTGGATTGCCACAAACGAAAAGGGCAGTTTGATTATGTTGAGGCAGTGCTCCCTGCGTTGCTGGAACATCGCTTTATATCTTTAACACCAGCTATGAGCCAGAGAAGAGACAG gtatccACTATATGCTAAGGCTGCCCTTTGCCAAGGGTGTTATAGAGCACTGCGTCTCAATAAGGCCTTGGAGGCTAAAGGTTCTGAACTTTTCAAATTGATACCAAAACCTTTCCTTTCTCTACATCTCAGATTTGAACCCGATATGGTGGCATACAGCCAATGTGAATACTCTGGATTGTCCTTGGCATCCATGAACTCTATTGAATCTGCACGCGGCGATAGAAAACCATGGACTGGTGATGCTGCACGTGCTTGGAGGAATCGTGGGAAATGCCCTTTGACACCGAAAGAAACAGCATTTATCCTCCAATCTCTTAAAATCCCTGCCAATACTTCAATTTATTTGGCAGCTGGTGATGGTCTTATGGAGACGGAAGGCTTCGCATCTGTCTACACCAACACACATACTAAATCATCTCTCTTGCAAACAGAAGATTTTCTCACCATGCATGGCAACACTAAAGCCGCATTGGATTACTATGTTTCGATTAACAGTGATGCATATGTAGCGACTTATTTTGGAAACATGGACAAGATGGTAACTGCAATGAGAGCAGTGAATGAACATCACAGAACATTGGTTCTGAGCAGGAGGGATTATGCAAACTTTACTTCAATCGGGCTGAAAGGGGTGGAGCTGGCTGATGCGTTATGGAAATCTCACAGGGAAGATTTTGTGATGGGAAGGGGTACTGCTTTACCAGATTGTTTCTGTGATTCAATTTTGTGA
- the LOC122047745 gene encoding O-fucosyltransferase 13-like isoform X4, with product MSSASWRHRVHPLLRRLLISFLLLPPVLLLAAFLFSPTASNPFESFSPEESDIWSARRVVDWKPCNWWKSAPLAALPAKTNGYIRVDCYGGLNQMRRDFCDGIGIARILNATLVLPKFEVAAYWNESSGFADVFDVDYFIQQTQGFVQVVKELPEDFASTEPFRVDCHKRKGQFDYVEAVLPALLEHRFISLTPAMSQRRDRYPLYAKAALCQGCYRALRLNKALEAKGSELFKLIPKPFLSLHLRFEPDMVAYSQCEYSGLSLASMNSIESARGDRKPWTGDAARAWRNRGKCPLTPKETAFILQSLKIPANTSIYLAAGDGLMETEGFASVYTNTHTKSSLLQTEDFLTMHGNTKAALDYYVSINSDAYVATYFGNMDKMVTAMRAVNEHHRTLVLSRRDYANFTSIGLKGVELADALWKSHREDFVMGRGTALPDCFCDSIL from the exons ATGTCGTCGGCCTCGTGGCGCCACCGAGTGCATCCGCTCCTCCGCCGCCTCCTGATTTCCTTCCTCCTACTCCCTCCTGTTCTCCTCCTCGCCGCCTTCCTCTTCTCTCCCACCGCTTCTAATCCTTTCGA GTCCTTCTCGCCGGAGGAGTCCGACATCTGGAGCGCGCGAAGGGTGGTGGATTGGAAGCCGTGCAATTGGTGGAAGAGCGCACCTTTAGCTG CTCTGCCCGCGAAGACCAACGGGTACATCCGGGTGGATTGCTATGGCGGCCTGAATCAGATGAGACGCGAC TTCTGCGACGGGATCGGCATAGCTCGAATCCTAAATGCTACTCTGGTATTGCCAAAGTTTGAGGTGGCGGCTTACTGGAATGAGTCGAG TGGCTTCGCCGATGTGTTTGATGTAGACTACTTTATTCAACAAACTCAAGGTTTTGTCCAAGTTGTGAAAGAGTTGCCTGAAGATTTTGCTTCAACAGAACCTTTCAGGGTGGATTGCCACAAACGAAAAGGGCAGTTTGATTATGTTGAGGCAGTGCTCCCTGCGTTGCTGGAACATCGCTTTATATCTTTAACACCAGCTATGAGCCAGAGAAGAGACAG gtatccACTATATGCTAAGGCTGCCCTTTGCCAAGGGTGTTATAGAGCACTGCGTCTCAATAAGGCCTTGGAGGCTAAAGGTTCTGAACTTTTCAAATTGATACCAAAACCTTTCCTTTCTCTACATCTCAGATTTGAACCCGATATGGTGGCATACAGCCAATGTGAATACTCTGGATTGTCCTTGGCATCCATGAACTCTATTGAATCTGCACGCGGCGATAGAAAACCATGGACTGGTGATGCTGCACGTGCTTGGAGGAATCGTGGGAAATGCCCTTTGACACCGAAAGAAACAGCATTTATCCTCCAATCTCTTAAAATCCCTGCCAATACTTCAATTTATTTGGCAGCTGGTGATGGTCTTATGGAGACGGAAGGCTTCGCATCTGTCTACACCAACACACATACTAAATCATCTCTCTTGCAAACAGAAGATTTTCTCACCATGCATGGCAACACTAAAGCCGCATTGGATTACTATGTTTCGATTAACAGTGATGCATATGTAGCGACTTATTTTGGAAACATGGACAAGATGGTAACTGCAATGAGAGCAGTGAATGAACATCACAGAACATTGGTTCTGAGCAGGAGGGATTATGCAAACTTTACTTCAATCGGGCTGAAAGGGGTGGAGCTGGCTGATGCGTTATGGAAATCTCACAGGGAAGATTTTGTGATGGGAAGGGGTACTGCTTTACCAGATTGTTTCTGTGATTCAATTTTGTGA
- the LOC122047745 gene encoding O-fucosyltransferase 13-like isoform X5, producing MRRDFCDGIGIARILNATLVLPKFEVAAYWNESSGFADVFDVDYFIQQTQGFVQVVKELPEDFASTEPFRVDCHKRKGQFDYVEAVLPALLEHRFISLTPAMSQRRDRYPLYAKAALCQGCYRALRLNKALEAKGSELFKLIPKPFLSLHLRFEPDMVAYSQCEYSGLSLASMNSIESARGDRKPWTGDAARAWRNRGKCPLTPKETAFILQSLKIPANTSIYLAAGDGLMETEGFASVYTNTHTKSSLLQTEDFLTMHGNTKAALDYYVSINSDAYVATYFGNMDKMVTAMRAVNEHHRTLVLSRRDYANFTSIGLKGVELADALWKSHREDFVMGRGTALPDCFCDSIL from the exons ATGAGACGCGAC TTCTGCGACGGGATCGGCATAGCTCGAATCCTAAATGCTACTCTGGTATTGCCAAAGTTTGAGGTGGCGGCTTACTGGAATGAGTCGAG TGGCTTCGCCGATGTGTTTGATGTAGACTACTTTATTCAACAAACTCAAGGTTTTGTCCAAGTTGTGAAAGAGTTGCCTGAAGATTTTGCTTCAACAGAACCTTTCAGGGTGGATTGCCACAAACGAAAAGGGCAGTTTGATTATGTTGAGGCAGTGCTCCCTGCGTTGCTGGAACATCGCTTTATATCTTTAACACCAGCTATGAGCCAGAGAAGAGACAG gtatccACTATATGCTAAGGCTGCCCTTTGCCAAGGGTGTTATAGAGCACTGCGTCTCAATAAGGCCTTGGAGGCTAAAGGTTCTGAACTTTTCAAATTGATACCAAAACCTTTCCTTTCTCTACATCTCAGATTTGAACCCGATATGGTGGCATACAGCCAATGTGAATACTCTGGATTGTCCTTGGCATCCATGAACTCTATTGAATCTGCACGCGGCGATAGAAAACCATGGACTGGTGATGCTGCACGTGCTTGGAGGAATCGTGGGAAATGCCCTTTGACACCGAAAGAAACAGCATTTATCCTCCAATCTCTTAAAATCCCTGCCAATACTTCAATTTATTTGGCAGCTGGTGATGGTCTTATGGAGACGGAAGGCTTCGCATCTGTCTACACCAACACACATACTAAATCATCTCTCTTGCAAACAGAAGATTTTCTCACCATGCATGGCAACACTAAAGCCGCATTGGATTACTATGTTTCGATTAACAGTGATGCATATGTAGCGACTTATTTTGGAAACATGGACAAGATGGTAACTGCAATGAGAGCAGTGAATGAACATCACAGAACATTGGTTCTGAGCAGGAGGGATTATGCAAACTTTACTTCAATCGGGCTGAAAGGGGTGGAGCTGGCTGATGCGTTATGGAAATCTCACAGGGAAGATTTTGTGATGGGAAGGGGTACTGCTTTACCAGATTGTTTCTGTGATTCAATTTTGTGA